The following coding sequences are from one Leclercia sp. AS011 window:
- a CDS encoding fimbrial protein — protein sequence MKKNIAFMTALAAATIISCNAAAADGTVNFTGSIGDAACKTNIGSLTGGNSGTVKLGNVPVSSFTGVGSTAGDGAGSTNVKIFLTECPTGTPTSATLKFDGAYYKGDNSYLALEDVTGAAQGVAILLSNPNGKALKLGEASEPVTLNVGTGSSTELNFKAAYIQRETTIVAGTANASATFTINY from the coding sequence ATGAAAAAAAATATCGCATTCATGACTGCGTTAGCAGCCGCTACTATCATTTCTTGTAATGCAGCAGCCGCCGACGGCACCGTAAATTTCACCGGTAGCATTGGTGACGCAGCATGCAAAACCAACATTGGTTCTTTAACCGGTGGCAACTCCGGAACAGTTAAGCTGGGCAATGTGCCAGTGAGTAGCTTTACTGGCGTGGGTTCTACCGCTGGCGATGGTGCGGGTTCTACCAATGTCAAAATCTTCCTGACCGAGTGCCCTACCGGTACTCCGACTAGCGCCACACTGAAATTCGACGGCGCTTATTATAAAGGTGATAACAGCTATCTGGCCCTGGAAGATGTTACAGGCGCAGCACAAGGCGTCGCCATCCTCCTGTCTAATCCAAACGGAAAAGCACTGAAACTGGGCGAAGCATCAGAACCTGTAACCCTGAATGTGGGTACCGGCAGTTCCACCGAACTGAACTTCAAAGCCGCCTATATCCAGCGTGAAACGACCATTGTAGCGGGTAC